The DNA region GTGCAAGAGGTTTAGAATAAAAGTAACTACGACGGTTTAGCTATGGCTCAAGTACTTTTAGACTTACCCGATGATCTTGCCGAGCAGGTACAAGCCCTTGCTCAAAGTGATCGTCTTGGTGAAGTACTATCTATTGGCTTAAATCAGCCTGTGATGCCAGCCCATATTTATAGCTATATCCTCGGTTTTCTGATTAGCAATCCATCCCCTGAAGCAATCGCCGAATTTCGTCCGACCCCAGATATGCAGAAAAGATTGCAGACATTGCTAGAGCGCAACCAAGCTGGGACATTAACATCTCAAGAAGAGTCTGAGTTGCAGGAATATGAACGCATCGAACATTTAATTGTGATGCTCAAGCTCGGTAATCTTAAGAGTTTGCCGACTGCTGCATGAGCTATATCTCCAATAAACTCCGAGAACAGGTTATCCAACGGGCAAATGCTTGTTGTGAGTATTGTCGAATACCTGCGAATATCGGTTTCTTTCCCCATGAGATCGACCACATCATTGCGGAAAAACATGACGGTGCAACAGAGCTAGAAAACTTAGCCTATGCTTGTTGGCGATGTAATCGATATAAGGGTTCTGACTTAGGTTCCTTTGATCCGATTACCGATGAATTCACGTTTCTCTATCACCCACGTAATCAGAATTGGTCTGAGCACTTTTCCTTGGAAGAAGACCGTATTGTTGGTCAAACGCCAGTTGGTAGAACCACAGAAAAGTTATTGCAGTTTAATACCCCAGAGCGACAGCGAGAACGACGTTTATATCTGCTTAAGGCGTAGGAAAATTCCACAAAAGTCTTGAATTTCTCCAGACAATAAATAATGGCTCAGTTCTACGCGGTGGATATCCGGGGCTTTCTAGTCACTATTTTCTTCGTCAAAGGTTTCTCTCTGAAAAAAGAGAGTTCAGCAACTGGTAGTGGTGCACTAGTAATGGTTGTGGAAGAATAGGGGCAAGATTAAACGTCAAGTCTCACCGTGCTCACTTGCCCTCAATGTCAGTCTCCCAGCACCATTAAATATGGTCACACCCATTCGGGAAAGCAGCGCTATCGTTGCCATGAATGTGGTCGCCAGTTTGTGGAACATCCTGCCCACCCTCCCATTGCAACTGACACTCGTCAATTGATTGACCGTCTCCTATTAGAACGTCTCTCTCTCGCTGGTATCACTCGTGCCACAGGGGTCTCTCTGCGCTGGCTACAGTACTATGTCAATGCCAAATTAGAGACTGTGCCTCACGAGTTACCTGTGACTCAAAAAAAAGAGGGCAACTGACCATCGAAATGGATGAATTGTGGTCTTTTGTCGGTAGTAAAGGTGAGAAAGCATGGATTTGGCTGGCTCTTGACCGAGACACCCGAGAGGTGGTGGGATATGCCATCGGAGACCGTAGTCAAAAGACTGCGAAACAATTATGGGATTCTCTGCCTCCTGTGTATCGTCAGTGTGCGCTGGTCTACACCGATTATTGGGATGCCTATGGCTGTGTCTTACCGAGTAAACGTCATCGAGTTGTGGGCAAGGAGACTGGACAAACAAATCATATTGAGAGATTCAACAACACTCTACGTCAGAGAACGTCCCGCTTAGTCCGTCAGGCACTTTCCTTCTCGAAGAAGTGGGAAAACCACATTGGAGCAGTGGTCTATTTTCTCAGACACTATAATCTCTCTCTTCAGTTATGACCATTACTTGTGCATCACTACCCAGCAACTTTGTGCTTGCATCCTATGTAGGTTAAGGATTACAATACACCAGTACTTGGTTAGTACGGTACGCTCAATATTCGGTTGGTTCTTGTCTAGATTTTGTCTAGACAAATATGGATCTTGAACAACTCAATAGTCATTTGAAGTCCCTTCACATTCGCGTCACCGTTGAAAGACAGGGGCACAAGCTGTATTTGCGTGCGACTCTTCCCCCTAAGCCTGACTCAAAACGCCAGTTTGCTTTTTCACAACGCATCTCTTTAGGCATTAATGCGAATGAAGCAGGGTTACAGATTGCTAAAGAAGAAGCGATTAAGTTAGGTGAGCTACTTACCAATGGTGAGTTCAACTGGTTACCCTACCTCAGAGATCGTAGTGAGACTTGTGATGCATGGTGTGATCGGTTCAAACAAGATTATTTTCAGCGGCGACCAGATCGTCCGCAAACTTACACGACTTACCGCACTAGTTACGACCAAATTTTTCGTAAGTTACCAGCTCATAGAAAGTTATCGGCTAAGGTCTTAAAAGATACTCTCTTGTCTATTCCAGCAGGAACGAGACAACGTCAGAGAGGGACTATGGCGCTTTCTAAATTGGCCGAGTTTGCAGGGCTAAATTGTGATCTAAAGCGCTATAAAGGCGACTACGGTCAAAAGAGTTTGAAAACACGTATTCTGCCAAAAGACAAAGTGATTGCAGACAAGGTTAGTAGTTTGCCTAATCTTGTTTGGCGATGGGCCTACGGCATGTTGGCAACCTATGGTTTACGGCCTCATGAAATTTTCTTTGTTGATTTTGATAAGGATGGCCTTATCTGGGTCAGTGAAGGAAAGACTGGTTCTCGTCATGTATCGCCGCTTTATCCAGAATGGGTAGCGCTTTTTGAGCTTGAAGCAAATTTATGTCCCCCGAAAAACTTGGAGTCTAATCCTCCGAATTATGATGCGCTTGGCCATCGGGTGACCAATCAATTTCGTCGCTATGGTGTGGGTTTTCCACCTTATCATCTGCGCCATTGTTACGCACGACGGTCTAAGGAGTTTGGTTTAAAGCCTGTGGATGCAGCAAAGTTGATGGGGCATAGTCTAGATGTGCATTTCAGGATTTATCACCATTGGTATACGAAGGATGATGTGATGCGGGTGAATGAAAGTATTCGGTTAAATTCAGCTTGACCAAAACCACCTATGCTTGATTAAATCTGATTACCTTTTGCATCTACCTCTTATTTAGAGTTGGGCGATCACTCTAAACCAGAAAACTTATCTTGGTTACATTCTTTACTGTGCGGTTTAGGATGATGGCTAAGACCTCTCTTGATAGTCACAGTCACGCGCGATGAATACATCGAATACTTTACTCTCACGTATTACTCAAACCCCCGGTCAGTGTGGTGGTCGCCCATGCATAAGAGGTATGCGCATTCGAGTGTGTGACATCCTCGAAATGCTTGCTGAAAGTGTCAGTGTGGATGAACTGTTGGAAGACTTTCCCGATCTGGAGTTTGCTGATATCCAAGCCTGTTTGATCTTTGCCGCTAAACGTACTGAATTTCCGCGTTTAACAGCATGAAATTTTGGATAGATGCTCAACTGCCACCCTCATTAGCAGGCTGGTTAAGTTCTACATTCGATGTGGAAGCTGAAGCCTTGAGAGATATAGGTTTACGCGATGCTAAGGATGAAGAGATCTTTGGTGCAGCTCAAGAACAAGCCAATGTAGTCATCATGACGAAAGACAGCGATTTCGTTGATCTCGTTTGTCGTCTAGGAATGCCACCTCAAATTCTCTGGATTACTTGTGGCAATGTAACTAATCGCAATCTCAGAAAATTACTCTCTGCTACTTTTGAGCAGGCAGTCATCCAACTTCAGGCTGGTGTGAATATTGTCGAAATTAGTGACCAATAATGAGTTGAGACATTAATAATGAGTTGAGACATTACAGAGTTGAGCTCTAAGAGGATGTCTGAAAAGGGTCTGACCGTAACTTTTGTCGAAATGAGTTGCACGTAACAATAAGCACTTCAGGCGATCAACCTGGCGGAATTTACGCAGTATTTATCGAACATAAAGACTTTTCAGACATCCTCTAAGGCACTTTTTCTAAAGTGAATGACAGCATATTCATTCCTAATTGATACTTTCTTTCTTTTTGGGAGGTTCTCTGTGTGAAAAAGAAAATTTTGTTGGGTGCTTCAGTCTTTTTTTCTTCTGTTCCTTACTACCAGCTATCAATTTCAGCCCAGATTCACCCAGATAACACTCTGGGAATAGAAAGTTCAATAGTTAATCAGATCGATGTTAATCGGTACAAGATTAGCGGTGGAGCACAGAGGTTAAACAACTTATTTCATAGTTTTCAAGATTTTAATGTGCCAGCATCTGGGGAAGTTTATTTTGTCCCTGATAAATCTGTGCTCAACGTTCTTACACGAGTAACAGGAAATGATCCTTCTGAAATTTTAGGGACTTTAGGAGTTGAAGGGAGTTCAAATTTATTTCTGATTAACTCAAATGGAATTTATTTTGGGTCAGATGCGAGTTTGGATATCGCCGGTTCATTTACAGCAAGTACGGCAGAGAGTATTCCATTTACAGATGGTAATAACTTTAGCTCTACACCTACAGATGGTAATGAATTGTTAAGTATAAGTGTGCCCTTAGGGGTGCAGTTTAACAGCCAACCCCAAAGTGACATTACGAATAAAGGTGATCTTTCAGTAGGTATAGGGCAAAGCCTGACATTTTTTGGAAATACTGTCTTGAACAGTGGCAGTTTGACCGCCACTGGCGGTACTGTGATGATTTTGGGAAATCGGGTTGGGCTAATTGATCAGGCTGAGGTTGATGTCTCCAGTAATGCGGGTAATGGCAAGGTGTTAATTGGAGGAGATTATCAAGGTTTGGGTACAGTCCCAAATGCAACTCAGACATATGTGGGACCAGAGGTAAATATTCGAGCTGATGCTCTAGCCGATGGACATGGTGGTTATGTCGTTATTTGGGCAGATAACATTACTCGCTTTTTCGGAGAAATTAGCGCTCAAGGGGGAAATAATTCCGGTAACGGTGGGTTTGTAGAGGTTTCAGGTAAAAGGAGCTTATATTTTGACGGTGAAGTTGATACTCGAGCTTTTAATGGACAACCTGGCAGCTTACTGCTGGATCCTATCAATATAACTATTTCTGTTGTTGCTCCCGCTGGATTTAATACATTGACTGATGAACAGGATCCAGTCTTTGATGATTTTTTTCTTGCAGAGACAGAATATGGAGGACAAAATATTCACCTATTGCCGAATACAGTTGGAAACTTGCTGCGTCAAAATAGTCTGACTTTAGAAGCTGCTGAAACAATTCAGGTCAATGATAGTGTGACCAATGATGAAATCTATGATTTAACCCTTAGAGCTCCGAACATTAATGTTTCCGGAGCTTCACTAGAGCAGTTAGGAGGAGGAGATATTATTGTCCTCACTGAAAACTTGAATATTGTTGCTGGTGGAAAGCTTGATACATCTACAAATAATGAGAGCGACTCTGGTCAAATACGAGTTGTTGCAACTAATGCCTTAGTGGATGGGGTAGGTTCTAGTATTACCAGTCAGGTAAATCCAGGTGGGACAGGTAATAGTGGAGGGATTGATATTGCTACAACCAATCTTTCTGTTCAGAATAGAGGAGCTATCAGTACCACGACTACTGCTGGAGCTCAGGGTAATGCTGGATTAGTGAAGATTACGGCAACAGGTGATATCGATGTTATTGGTGATGGTTCTGACTCTCCTCTCAACTCTCGCATTATTAGTCAGGTAAATGAAGGTTCAGGAGGAAGTAGTGGTGGTATTGATATAACAACCGAGAACCTGGATGTTAGGGCTGGTGGCAAGATAGATACATCTACCGGGGCTGATGGTAATGCTGGCTTGTTAAAGATTGCTGCTGGAGGAAATATTTTAGTTGATGGTCTTGGTTCTAGTATCGCTAGCCAGGTAAATCAAGGAGCTGTAGGTAGTAGCAATGGTATTAATATTGCAACGAATAATCTCTCCGTACAAAATCAAGGCATTATAAGTGCTTCAACCGCTAACGATGCTCAAGGCAATGCTGGATTAGTCATTATTTCTGCAACGGGTAATATTGATGTGGTTGGAGACAATGACCCCATCACCAATTCCGATGCTCGAATTATTAGTCAAGTGAATGCGGGTTCAGAGGGCAACAGTGGAGGCATTGATATAACCACTGGAAATCTAAACCTTAGGGCTGGTGGCAAAGTCGATACATCGACGAGTTCGGAGGGTAATGCTGGCCTGTTAAAAATTGCTGCTGGAGGGAATATTTTGGTTGATGGCCTTGGCTCTAGTATTGCCAGTCAGGTGGATCTAGGAGCTACAGGCAATAGTGATGGCATTAGTATCACTACTAATAATCTCTCAGTCCTGAACCAGGGATTTATAAGCGCTACGACTACTGCTGGAGCTCAAGGTGATGCTGGCGTAGTCACCATTACTGCAATGGGTGATATTAATATCATTGGTGATAACGATCCTGCAACAGATCCTGAAACGATTGCTGATTCTCGCATTGTTAGCCAAGTGAATGTGGGTTCAGAAGGCAACAGTGGCGGGATTAATATTACGGCTGGCAATCTAAATGTTACGGGTGGTGGCAAAGTAGATACTTCAACAGGCTCGGAGGGTAATGCTGGCTTGTTAAAGATTGCTGCTGGAGGAAATATTTTGGTTGATGGCCTTGGCTCTAGTATCGCTAGTCAGGTGGACCCAGGAGCTACAGGCAATAGTAATGGCATTAATATCAGTACTAATAATCTCTCAGTACTGAACCAAGGATTGATCAGCGCGACGACGACTAATGGAGCTCAAGGCGATGCTGGCGTAGTCACCATAACTGCAACAGGCGATATTAATGTAATTGGTGATGACAATCCTGCGACAGACCCTGAAACGATTGCTGACTCTCGCATTATCAGCCAAGTAAATGTGGGCTCAGAAGGTAATAGTGGGGGTATTGATATTACTGCTGGCAATCTAAATGTCATGGGTGGTGGCAAAGTAGATACTTCGACAGGCTCGGAAGGGAATGCTGGCCTGTTAAAGATTGCGACTGGAGGAAACATTTTGGTTGATGGCCTGGGTTCTAGCATCGCCAGCCAGGTAAATCCAGGGGCAGCTGGAAATAGTGAGGGCATTAATATCAACACCAATAATCTCTCAGTGCAGAATCGAGGACTGATCACTGCGACAACTACCAATGCAGCCCGAGGGAATGCTGGTCTAGTCAAGATTAATGCGATCGCCGATATAAATATTGTTGGGGATAACAATCCTAATACAGACCCAGAAACGTTTCTAGACTCTCGCATCACCAGTCAAGTCAATGAAGGAGCCAAGGGGAATAGTGGGGGAATTGATATAATCACTGCAAACTTGAATGTTAGAGGTGGTGGCAAAGTAGATACCTCGACTGGAGCCCAAGGAAATGCTGGTCTATTACAAATTGCTGCTAGGGAGAATATTTTAGTTTCGGATCTTGGCTCTAGTATTGCGAGTCAAGTGAATGAAGGAGCTACAGGCAGTAGTGAAGGTATTGATATCACTACGAATAATCTCTCAGTGCGAAACCGAGGTCTCATCACTGCTACGACCACTGATGGAGCTCAGGGGAATGCTGGTCAATTGAAAATCAGTGCTATGAGTGACATTAATGTCATTGGCGATAATATTCCTGTTGTTGATCCTGTAAGAGATCTAGACTCTCGCATCACCAGTCAAGTCAATGAAGGTTCCAAGGGGAATAGTGGAGGGATTGACATCAATACCGGAAATCTAAATGTGTTGGCTGGTGGCAAAGTAGATACCTCTACAGGGGCTGAGGGTAATGCTGGTCTATTACAAATTGATGCTACAGGCAATATCCTGGTGGATGGCATTGGCTCTACCATTGCCAGTCAGGTGAATGAAGGAGCGACAGGCAATAGTGAAGGCATTGACATTACGACGGATACTCTCTCAGTCTTCAATAAGGGAGCAGTCAGTGCCAGTACTGTTGATCGAGGAACAGCTGGTTCAGTCACTTTGAGGTCAAGAAGTAACTCGAATTTACTAATTACTCTGGCAGATAACAGCGTAATCAGTGCCACAACAAACAGTCCAGCAAGAGGGGGTGACCTCACAATTGAGGGGACTGAGTTAGTAACTATTCAGGGTAAAGGGGCATTAACTGTTGAAAGCTTATCATCAGACTCTGGTGAAACAGGTGATGTAAATGTTTTTGCCAATTCAGTTGTATTAGACCAAGGACTTGAACTGTCTGCAAGAACAGCTTCTGATTTTGGCGGGGGCAATATCATACTTGATGTGAATGATCTTGTTCTTTTGCGCCGAGGTAGTTTTATTAATGCTGAATCCACTAGCATTGCTAATGTAAGTAGTGGCGGCAATGTTGATATAAATACTGGCTTTATTATTGCGTTATTTAATGAAAACAGCGACATTGTAGCCAATGCAGTCGGTGGAAACGGTGGTAATGTTTCGCTTACTGCTAATCGTATTTTTGGGTTAACGCCTCAAAATAGTTTTTCAACTTTAGAATTACGTAACAATACAAGCAGTGATGCCAGTGCAAGCTCACAGTTAGGTATCTCTGGTAACGTGACATTTCTGAATCTTAGTTTTGATCCTGCCCAGGGACTAAATGAATTGCCAGGAGATTTAGTTGATGCGGAAGATTTAGTTGGTTTGCATGGATGCGCGGTCGAGCAAGGAGAAATTGCTGGCGGTAGTGAATTAGTGGTCACAGGGAAAGGAGGCTTACCTGTTAACCCGAATGGTAATTCAAGTATCCCTACTGCAACTCTGGACTACCTTGGCAATCCTAAGAATATTCAGGTGATCGCTACCGATATCCCTCACGATTCAACACCACTCTCGACGACAAGAATAGTGACACCTGAAGAAATTCAACTAGCTAAAGGATGGCAAAGACTTCCTGATGGCAAGATTGCACTGGTTAATCAATCCTCCCTGCAGTCAAGTCAAAATATTCCAATGCATCCTGACTGCATGGCTAAAAGATAAAAAATAATTCAATATCAATATTTATTGTCATTGTTTAGAGCCCTCGAATAAGCCTTTTATATTGGTTGTCAAGCCTTGTTCTCGTATCTGCCCCTCACGATGAAAAGTTCCACTATTTTCGCGACTGCGATAGTTATCGCTTCTGTTTCTTTCACGTTAATTCCTTCACCTTTATCCGCACAATTGTTGCCAGATGGGACAACAACAACAAATATTTTGTCGGATCAGTTAGTTCGTGGAGGCTTAGCAAAATACGTCATCGGTGGTGATTCTCAGAATGGAAGTGTCCTTCATAGTTTTAGAGAGTTTAATATCGATCCTCATCAAAGACTTTACTTCGCAAATCCAGTCACTATAGACAATATTATTACCCGTGTTACTGGATCAACAGCAAGTAATATTCTTGGGACGTTAGGAGTTGATGGTAATGCAAGTCTATTTTTGATAAATCCACATGGTATTTTTTTTGGAGATAATGCCAGCTTGGATATTGATGGTTCATTGTTATTATCAACCGCTACTGATATCGAGTTAGACAATGGAACTCTACTCAGTATTAATAGTGCGCCCCCTAGTGATTTACTCTCTATAGATCCCGATTCTTTATTCGATAATTCTCTTCGCAACTATAAAGGACAAATCACAAGTGAAGCAGATTTGAAGGTTGGCGAAAGCTTACATATCTCAGCGAATGGCATACTGGAAATCCAAGGTGACATAAATACTGGAGCTAAAATTCACCTTTCAACAGTAACAGGAGATATTTCTACTGGTTCTATTGAGCAATATGCTTATGACGGAGACATTG from [Leptolyngbya] sp. PCC 7376 includes:
- a CDS encoding HNH endonuclease, which codes for MSYISNKLREQVIQRANACCEYCRIPANIGFFPHEIDHIIAEKHDGATELENLAYACWRCNRYKGSDLGSFDPITDEFTFLYHPRNQNWSEHFSLEEDRIVGQTPVGRTTEKLLQFNTPERQRERRLYLLKA
- a CDS encoding IS1 family transposase (programmed frameshift), with the protein product MLTCPQCQSPSTIKYGHTHSGKQRYRCHECGRQFVEHPAHPPIATDTRQLIDRLLLERLSLAGITRATGVSLRWLQYYVNAKLETVPHELPVTPKKRGQLTIEMDELWSFVGSKGEKAWIWLALDRDTREVVGYAIGDRSQKTAKQLWDSLPPVYRQCALVYTDYWDAYGCVLPSKRHRVVGKETGQTNHIERFNNTLRQRTSRLVRQALSFSKKWENHIGAVVYFLRHYNLSLQL
- a CDS encoding phage integrase, whose protein sequence is MDLEQLNSHLKSLHIRVTVERQGHKLYLRATLPPKPDSKRQFAFSQRISLGINANEAGLQIAKEEAIKLGELLTNGEFNWLPYLRDRSETCDAWCDRFKQDYFQRRPDRPQTYTTYRTSYDQIFRKLPAHRKLSAKVLKDTLLSIPAGTRQRQRGTMALSKLAEFAGLNCDLKRYKGDYGQKSLKTRILPKDKVIADKVSSLPNLVWRWAYGMLATYGLRPHEIFFVDFDKDGLIWVSEGKTGSRHVSPLYPEWVALFELEANLCPPKNLESNPPNYDALGHRVTNQFRRYGVGFPPYHLRHCYARRSKEFGLKPVDAAKLMGHSLDVHFRIYHHWYTKDDVMRVNESIRLNSA
- a CDS encoding DUF433 domain-containing protein codes for the protein MNTSNTLLSRITQTPGQCGGRPCIRGMRIRVCDILEMLAESVSVDELLEDFPDLEFADIQACLIFAAKRTEFPRLTA
- a CDS encoding DUF5615 family PIN-like protein — encoded protein: MKFWIDAQLPPSLAGWLSSTFDVEAEALRDIGLRDAKDEEIFGAAQEQANVVIMTKDSDFVDLVCRLGMPPQILWITCGNVTNRNLRKLLSATFEQAVIQLQAGVNIVEISDQ
- a CDS encoding filamentous hemagglutinin N-terminal domain-containing protein — protein: MKKKILLGASVFFSSVPYYQLSISAQIHPDNTLGIESSIVNQIDVNRYKISGGAQRLNNLFHSFQDFNVPASGEVYFVPDKSVLNVLTRVTGNDPSEILGTLGVEGSSNLFLINSNGIYFGSDASLDIAGSFTASTAESIPFTDGNNFSSTPTDGNELLSISVPLGVQFNSQPQSDITNKGDLSVGIGQSLTFFGNTVLNSGSLTATGGTVMILGNRVGLIDQAEVDVSSNAGNGKVLIGGDYQGLGTVPNATQTYVGPEVNIRADALADGHGGYVVIWADNITRFFGEISAQGGNNSGNGGFVEVSGKRSLYFDGEVDTRAFNGQPGSLLLDPINITISVVAPAGFNTLTDEQDPVFDDFFLAETEYGGQNIHLLPNTVGNLLRQNSLTLEAAETIQVNDSVTNDEIYDLTLRAPNINVSGASLEQLGGGDIIVLTENLNIVAGGKLDTSTNNESDSGQIRVVATNALVDGVGSSITSQVNPGGTGNSGGIDIATTNLSVQNRGAISTTTTAGAQGNAGLVKITATGDIDVIGDGSDSPLNSRIISQVNEGSGGSSGGIDITTENLDVRAGGKIDTSTGADGNAGLLKIAAGGNILVDGLGSSIASQVNQGAVGSSNGINIATNNLSVQNQGIISASTANDAQGNAGLVIISATGNIDVVGDNDPITNSDARIISQVNAGSEGNSGGIDITTGNLNLRAGGKVDTSTSSEGNAGLLKIAAGGNILVDGLGSSIASQVDLGATGNSDGISITTNNLSVLNQGFISATTTAGAQGDAGVVTITAMGDINIIGDNDPATDPETIADSRIVSQVNVGSEGNSGGINITAGNLNVTGGGKVDTSTGSEGNAGLLKIAAGGNILVDGLGSSIASQVDPGATGNSNGINISTNNLSVLNQGLISATTTNGAQGDAGVVTITATGDINVIGDDNPATDPETIADSRIISQVNVGSEGNSGGIDITAGNLNVMGGGKVDTSTGSEGNAGLLKIATGGNILVDGLGSSIASQVNPGAAGNSEGININTNNLSVQNRGLITATTTNAARGNAGLVKINAIADINIVGDNNPNTDPETFLDSRITSQVNEGAKGNSGGIDIITANLNVRGGGKVDTSTGAQGNAGLLQIAARENILVSDLGSSIASQVNEGATGSSEGIDITTNNLSVRNRGLITATTTDGAQGNAGQLKISAMSDINVIGDNIPVVDPVRDLDSRITSQVNEGSKGNSGGIDINTGNLNVLAGGKVDTSTGAEGNAGLLQIDATGNILVDGIGSTIASQVNEGATGNSEGIDITTDTLSVFNKGAVSASTVDRGTAGSVTLRSRSNSNLLITLADNSVISATTNSPARGGDLTIEGTELVTIQGKGALTVESLSSDSGETGDVNVFANSVVLDQGLELSARTASDFGGGNIILDVNDLVLLRRGSFINAESTSIANVSSGGNVDINTGFIIALFNENSDIVANAVGGNGGNVSLTANRIFGLTPQNSFSTLELRNNTSSDASASSQLGISGNVTFLNLSFDPAQGLNELPGDLVDAEDLVGLHGCAVEQGEIAGGSELVVTGKGGLPVNPNGNSSIPTATLDYLGNPKNIQVIATDIPHDSTPLSTTRIVTPEEIQLAKGWQRLPDGKIALVNQSSLQSSQNIPMHPDCMAKR
- a CDS encoding filamentous hemagglutinin N-terminal domain-containing protein, which produces MKSSTIFATAIVIASVSFTLIPSPLSAQLLPDGTTTTNILSDQLVRGGLAKYVIGGDSQNGSVLHSFREFNIDPHQRLYFANPVTIDNIITRVTGSTASNILGTLGVDGNASLFLINPHGIFFGDNASLDIDGSLLLSTATDIELDNGTLLSINSAPPSDLLSIDPDSLFDNSLRNYKGQITSEADLKVGESLHISANGILEIQGDINTGAKIHLSTVTGDISTGSIEQYAYDGDIGDINISTVTGDISTGDITQYSYDSEDSENIKISTITRRYFNW